A DNA window from Leptolyngbya sp. KIOST-1 contains the following coding sequences:
- a CDS encoding helix-turn-helix domain-containing protein, with product MSQGLITVRLIDCLAAIAGLSPFHFSHQFKQAMGMAPYQYVLHQRIERAKQLLKQTNHSIVEIALLCGFNSHSHLSKQFRQLTGTTPSAYRRAL from the coding sequence ATGAGCCAGGGGTTGATCACGGTTAGGTTAATCGACTGCCTGGCCGCGATCGCCGGTCTCAGCCCCTTTCACTTCAGCCATCAGTTCAAGCAGGCGATGGGCATGGCCCCCTACCAGTACGTGCTGCACCAGCGCATCGAGCGAGCCAAGCAGTTGTTGAAACAAACCAACCACTCTATTGTGGAAATCGCCCTGCTGTGTGGGTTCAACAGCCATAGCCACCTGAGCAAGCAGTTTCGCCAGCTCACCGGCACCACCCCCAGCGCCTACCGAAGAGCCCTCTAG
- a CDS encoding glutaredoxin family protein, which yields MNKFVLYSKPGCHLCEGLEEKLAAARHLPFELEIRDITTRDDWFQRYQYEIPVLCQVVQGESGQQELPLPRLSPRASQARVEQLIQTYLGQSKAE from the coding sequence GTGAACAAATTCGTGCTCTACAGCAAGCCCGGCTGCCACCTGTGCGAAGGGCTAGAAGAAAAACTTGCCGCCGCCCGCCATCTGCCCTTTGAGCTGGAGATCCGCGACATCACCACCCGCGACGACTGGTTTCAGCGCTACCAGTACGAGATTCCGGTGCTGTGCCAGGTGGTCCAGGGGGAATCGGGCCAGCAGGAACTTCCCCTGCCGCGCCTGTCGCCCAGGGCATCCCAGGCCAGGGTGGAGCAATTGATACAGACTTATTTGGGTCAGAGTAAGGCAGAATAG
- a CDS encoding anthrone oxygenase family protein, which yields MGALFGTALGCLALIFSVLAKGHQPGAGYLLIGSLLYLVGTILVTTAVNVPLNQALAVV from the coding sequence ATGGGAGCGCTGTTTGGCACCGCCCTGGGTTGTTTGGCATTGATTTTCTCTGTCTTGGCCAAAGGCCATCAGCCCGGTGCCGGTTACCTGCTCATTGGCAGCCTGCTCTACCTGGTAGGCACCATTTTGGTGACGACCGCCGTTAACGTGCCGCTCAATCAAGCCCTGGCTGTGGTATAA